In Mucilaginibacter sp. KACC 22063, the genomic stretch AAATGATAACCCGGTTGTACTGGAACTGGCTTGTGGAAAAGGCGAATACACGGTGAATCTGGCCAAAATGTTTCCGGACAAAAACTTTATCGGTATAGATTATAAAGGCAACCGGATTTGGCGCGGTGCTAAAACCGCTGTTGAAGAAGGTATCAAAAACGTAGGCTTTCTGCGTATACAGATCGAGAACATTACTGATTATTTCGGTGATCACGAGGTTGACGAAATATGGATCACATTTCCAGACCCGCAACCGCAGATCAGCCGTGAAAAGAAACGGCTTACCGCACCACGCTTTCTGGATAAATATAAGCTGATCTTGAAAGAAGGCGGCTACATTAACTTAAAAACCGATAACGATGGCCTGCACGAATATACTGCCGGGGTAATTGATGCCG encodes the following:
- the trmB gene encoding tRNA (guanosine(46)-N7)-methyltransferase TrmB; the encoded protein is MGKDKLKRFAEIATFDNVVELEAGKPFKGNWAKEFFKNDNPVVLELACGKGEYTVNLAKMFPDKNFIGIDYKGNRIWRGAKTAVEEGIKNVGFLRIQIENITDYFGDHEVDEIWITFPDPQPQISREKKRLTAPRFLDKYKLILKEGGYINLKTDNDGLHEYTAGVIDAGGLKLHVRTEDVYNSEHLNEVLSIKTYYEKKYLQSAKNINYLKFSFV